A genomic region of Alligator mississippiensis isolate rAllMis1 chromosome 4, rAllMis1, whole genome shotgun sequence contains the following coding sequences:
- the LOC102572643 gene encoding cytokine receptor common subunit beta, translated as MRDFCMVVLALCLASVVGEEQVTESIPMKSLHCYNDYASQTTCMWEECSKAHHFLNMTLFHKDSCTPNSKEMPCESQRAGERTDCQSSPMQWVCHRKSSCFAIGIKDIYSFKPDRLLQAELNVTLFQNVQPLPPQKLSIHERIADNFLLVWEAAGGINGSPLQDDSLEYEVAYKRDWESWEISSSVLVSNTSKHLFSHDSLVPGSTYVARVRAKPSQKSNFTGQYSAWSTEVSWETQAGDDGQPKNLRCHFNGVDHLLCSWEVRQEVTSSVLFTLFYKVTQTSEEKECSPVHEKRLPDIPYVFQSCEINISNPNHVSWYHVTVRHKKEEKSIEACKHIKVLAPTNLTVTTKEDQEYELRWVKHKLQYGFIKQSYQVLYWKADQSSEAAKSINISNDEPPFIFPSQMLKSSTRYRAKMRARVHASSDYDGPWSEWSEECTWETEHVGSPVVVPLLVSFGITMLVVVGWYSSQCFLSKKKKWEEKIPNPSKSQLVQGFFQKGPLGSSSLWDFSKPSSSEKMEQASNLQVLDGVVKFVSAGSLGAEAPKMDPENWYHISEVPGPTPLSAALCDWQSSQRTSQFLSPAPFACVGGAEVDTTSLVPMSFCDFNGPYLYCAYGNSLAHTQEDLGAAPEGIRKESISVDYVSLPQECCTQASMVGAETRANFLQSPWVSDQKEMKQIVAGGQDVLQDLPADEEGVKEEREGQGSPTVVPINSSSQKWPLEYITTEGLCLVPAEDSVNLSPALDPQEQMLNNAGTLTYDSQLPQTVDDTFSPALLSGRFGVSLPVAAQAPATPPGSQHPELDSNMTLPLTPQGSPKPISLSPSASLEGGELSQEEPVHENNLVVFNPDGTDPVFLHQVGEYCFFPNPSKKISKNQQSSLASKPPKASEIVGKTACDGKSVHSKPEDGLHMQAIQLFKALKSDDYFASPLWDGQQHTSRAREFC; from the exons ATGAGGGATTTCTGCATGGTGGTGCTGGCACTCTGCTTGGCCTCTGTGGTTGGAGAAGAACAAG TCACAGAGAGCATCCCAATGAAGAGCCTGCATTGCTATAATGACTATGCGTCACAAACAACCTGCATGTGGGAGGAGTGCTCAAAGGCACATCACTTCCTGAATATGACACTTTTCCATAAGGATAGTTGCACACC CAACAGCAAGGAGATGCCATGTGAGTCCCAAAGAGCAGGGGAGCGCACTGACTGccagagctcccccatgcagtgggTATGCCACAGAAAAAGCTCCTGTTTTGCAATAGGGATAAAAGATATTTACAGCTTCAAACCTGATCGGTTGCTGCAGGCTGAACTGAATGTCACCCTTTTCCAGAATG TCCAGCCACTACCACCTCAAAAGCTGTCAATCCATGAGAGGATAGCAGATAATTTCCTGCTGGTATGGGAAGCAGCTGGTGGGATAAATGGAAGCCCTTTGCAGGACGATTCATTGGAATATGAAGTGGCCTACAAGAGGGACTGGGAGTCCTGGGAG ATTTCTTCCTCTGTGTTAGTCTCAAATACCTCCAAGCACCTCTTTAGCCATGACAGCCTTGTACCCGGGAGCACCTATGTTGCTCGTGTCCgagccaagccaagccaaaaGAGCAACTTTACTGGGCAGTACAGTGCATGGAGCACAGAGGTGTCTTGGGAGACCCAAGCAG GAGATGATGGTCAGCCCAAGAATCTCCGCTGCCACTTCAATGGTGTTGATCACCTCCTGTGCAGCTGGGAAGTACGGCAAGAGGTCACCAGCTCCGTCTTGTTCACACTCTTCTACAAGGTTACACAGACATCAGA AGAGAAGGAATGCTCACCAGTTCATGAGAAGAGGTTGCCTGACATCCCCTATGTATTCCAGAGCTGTGAGATCAATATCTCCAACCCCAACCATGTGAGCTGGTACCACGTAACTGTCCGGcacaagaaagaggagaaaagcaTTGAAGCCTGCAAGCACA TTAAAGTGCTTGCACCCACCAACTTGACAGTGACAACAAAGGAAGACCAGGAGTATGAACTGAGATGGGTAAAGCATAAACTACAGTATGGCTTTATAAAACAGAGCTATCAAGTCTTGTACTGGAAGGCAGACCAGTCCTCGGAG GCTGCCAAGTCCATCAACATCAGCAATGATGAGCcccccttcatcttcccctcccagATGCTAAAGTCATCAACACGCTATAGGGCAAAAATGCGGGCAAGGGTGCATGCGTCCTCTGACTACGACGGTCCCTGGAGCGAATGGAGTGAGGAGTGCACTTGGGAAACTGAGCACG TTGGGTCACCAGTGGTTGTCCCACTGCTGGTCTCATTCGGCATCACCATGTTGGTAGTAGTTGGCTGGTACAGCTCTCAATGTTTCCTCAG CAAGAAGAAGAAGTGGGAGGAAAAAATTCCCAATCCCAGCAAGagccagctggtgcagggcttctTCCAG AAAGGACCTTTGGGGTCCAGTAGCTTGTGGGACTTCAGCAAACCGAGTTCTTCAGAGAAGATGGAGCAGGCCAGCAACCTGCAAGTGCTGGATGG TGTGGTGAAGTTTGTTTCGGCAGGGTCCTTAGGAGCTGAGGCACCAAAGATGGACCCAGAAAACTGGTATCACATTTCTGAAGTGCCAGGTCCCACTCCACTTTCAGCAGCCCTGTGTGACTGGCAGTCAAGTCAAAGGACCAGTCAGTTCCTCTCACCGGCCCCATTTGCCTGTGTTGGCGGTGCTGAGGTGGACACTACCTCTCTGGTCCCTATGTCCTTCTGTGATTTTAATGGCCCATACCTTTATTGCGCATATGGGAACTCCCTGGCTCATACTCAGGAGGatctgggagctgccccagaaggaATCAGGAAGGAATCAATATCTGTGGACTACGTTTCCCTACCCCAGGAATGTTGTACCCAGGCCTCAATGGTGGGGGCAGAGACAAGAGCAAATTTTCTCCAATCCCCCTGGGTCTCAGACCAGAAAGAAATGAAGCAGATAGTTGCTGGAGGGCAAGATGTATTACAAGACCTGCCAGCAGATGAGGAAGGGGtgaaagaggaaagagaaggTCAGGGATCACCAACTGTTGTCCCCATTAACAGCTCCTCTCAGAAATGGCCATTGGAGTACATCACCACTGAAGGTCTGTGCTTGGTACCAGCAGAAGATTCAGTCAATCTTTCACCTGCCCTGGACCCTCAGGAGCAGATGCTCAATAATGCTGGCACATTAACTTACGACTCCCAGCTGCCTCAAACTGTGGATGACACCTTCAGCCCCGCATTGCTCTCTGGGAGGTTTGGTGTCTCACTCCCAGTTGCAGCTCAAGCACCAGCCACTCCACCTGGATCACAGCACCCTGAACTGGATAGCAATATGACACTCCCTCTGACCCCACAAGGCAGCCCCAAACCCATCAGCCTTTCCCCCTCCGCTTCACTGGAGGGGGGTGAGCTTTCTCAAGAAGAACCTGTGCACGAAAATAACTTGGTTGTGTTCAACCCTGATGGCACTGACCCAGTTTTCCTACACCAGGTGGGTGAATACTGTTTCTTCCCCAACCCCAGCAAAAAGATCTCCAAGAATCAGCAATCCTCCTTAGCCAGTAAGCCTCCAAAAGCCAGTGAGATAGTTGGAAAGACTGCGTGTGATGGAAAATCTGTCCACAGCAAGCCAGAGGATGGACTTCACATGCAGGCCATTCAGCTCTTCAAAGCACTGAAGTctgatgattactttgcatcaccACTGTGGGATGGACAGCAGCACACATCAAGGGCCAGGGAATTTTGCTGA
- the NCF4 gene encoding neutrophil cytosol factor 4 isoform X2, translated as MVQGSVPIQSDFDQLPDEVPVAANIADIEEKRGFSSYYMFVIEVKTKGGGRYLICRRYRQFFALHAKLEEKYGADSKKGSLSCTLPILPGKVYVGAKREIAESRIPILNAYMKKLLSLPIWVVLGEEVRLFFYQSTFDCEQMPQRLRRLRPRTRRVKSILPQVPTFDRMAAPRAEALFDFSATNTLELNFKKGDLIYLLSRINKDWLEGTVYDATGIFPCAFVKVIKDLPEEENTINRLRCYYHDSIVSIIRNIAVEEDLSSIPPFQDLMELMRREFDHEDIVLNYQDFDGDMIRLLSDQDVELMVYQSRNRPSEKHVFPWKLHITNKDDFSVYNTSPGSGAVQEPGINMP; from the exons TGATTTTGACCAGCTTCCAGATGAAGTGCCTGTTGCAGCAAACATTGCAGACATTGAAGAGAAGAGAGGTTTTTCCAGTTACTAT ATGTTTGTCATTGAGGTGAAGACAAAAGGAGGGGGCAGGTACCTGATCTGCCGTCGCTATCGCCAGTTTTTTGCCCTCCATGCCAAGCTAGAGGAGAAATATGGGGCAGATAGCAAAAAAGGCAGCCTTAGCTGCACTCTTCCCATACTGCCAG GAAAAGTTTATGTTGGAGCAAAAAGGGAGATTGCAGAGAGCAGGATCCCCATTCTCAATGCCTACATGAAG AAGCTTCTCAGCCTGCCCATCTGGGTGGTGTTGGGTGAAGAGGTACGGCTGTTTTTCTACCAGTCAACCTTTGACTGTGAACAGATGCCTCAGAGGCTGCGAAGACTCCGCCCGCGCACTCGCAGAGT CAAAAGCATTTTACCACAAGTGCCTACCTTCGACCGCATGGCTGCCCCACGGGCTGAG GCACTGTTTGATTTCTCGGCAACCAATACATTGGAGCTGAATTTTAAGAAGGGTGATTTGATCTATCTTCTCAGCAGGATCAACAAAGACTGGCTGGAG GGAACTGTTTATGATGCCACTGGAATTTTCCCATGTGCTTTTGTGAAGGTCATTAAAGACTTACCAGAAGAAGAAAATACTATCAATCGTCTGCGCTGTTATTACCATGACAGCATTGTTAGCATCATCAG GAACATAGCAGTGgaggaggatctgagcagcatCCCACCGTTCCAAGACCTCATGGAATTAATGAG GCGGGAATTTGATCATGAAGATATTGTTCTGAATTACCAGGACTTTGACGGTGACATGATTCGGCTGCTTTCTGACCAGGATGTTGAACTCATGGTGTATCAGAGCAGAAACAGGCCCTCTGAGAAGCATGTGTTCCCCTGGAAATTACACATCACCAACAAGGATGACTTCAGTGTCTACAACACCAGTCCTGGAAGTGGTGCTGTTCAGGAACCAGGAATTAATATGCCATGA
- the NCF4 gene encoding neutrophil cytosol factor 4 isoform X1, translating into MSVPQQLRDKSDFDQLPDEVPVAANIADIEEKRGFSSYYMFVIEVKTKGGGRYLICRRYRQFFALHAKLEEKYGADSKKGSLSCTLPILPGKVYVGAKREIAESRIPILNAYMKKLLSLPIWVVLGEEVRLFFYQSTFDCEQMPQRLRRLRPRTRRVKSILPQVPTFDRMAAPRAEALFDFSATNTLELNFKKGDLIYLLSRINKDWLEGTVYDATGIFPCAFVKVIKDLPEEENTINRLRCYYHDSIVSIIRNIAVEEDLSSIPPFQDLMELMRREFDHEDIVLNYQDFDGDMIRLLSDQDVELMVYQSRNRPSEKHVFPWKLHITNKDDFSVYNTSPGSGAVQEPGINMP; encoded by the exons ATGTCTGTTCCACAACAGCTACGAGATAAGAG TGATTTTGACCAGCTTCCAGATGAAGTGCCTGTTGCAGCAAACATTGCAGACATTGAAGAGAAGAGAGGTTTTTCCAGTTACTAT ATGTTTGTCATTGAGGTGAAGACAAAAGGAGGGGGCAGGTACCTGATCTGCCGTCGCTATCGCCAGTTTTTTGCCCTCCATGCCAAGCTAGAGGAGAAATATGGGGCAGATAGCAAAAAAGGCAGCCTTAGCTGCACTCTTCCCATACTGCCAG GAAAAGTTTATGTTGGAGCAAAAAGGGAGATTGCAGAGAGCAGGATCCCCATTCTCAATGCCTACATGAAG AAGCTTCTCAGCCTGCCCATCTGGGTGGTGTTGGGTGAAGAGGTACGGCTGTTTTTCTACCAGTCAACCTTTGACTGTGAACAGATGCCTCAGAGGCTGCGAAGACTCCGCCCGCGCACTCGCAGAGT CAAAAGCATTTTACCACAAGTGCCTACCTTCGACCGCATGGCTGCCCCACGGGCTGAG GCACTGTTTGATTTCTCGGCAACCAATACATTGGAGCTGAATTTTAAGAAGGGTGATTTGATCTATCTTCTCAGCAGGATCAACAAAGACTGGCTGGAG GGAACTGTTTATGATGCCACTGGAATTTTCCCATGTGCTTTTGTGAAGGTCATTAAAGACTTACCAGAAGAAGAAAATACTATCAATCGTCTGCGCTGTTATTACCATGACAGCATTGTTAGCATCATCAG GAACATAGCAGTGgaggaggatctgagcagcatCCCACCGTTCCAAGACCTCATGGAATTAATGAG GCGGGAATTTGATCATGAAGATATTGTTCTGAATTACCAGGACTTTGACGGTGACATGATTCGGCTGCTTTCTGACCAGGATGTTGAACTCATGGTGTATCAGAGCAGAAACAGGCCCTCTGAGAAGCATGTGTTCCCCTGGAAATTACACATCACCAACAAGGATGACTTCAGTGTCTACAACACCAGTCCTGGAAGTGGTGCTGTTCAGGAACCAGGAATTAATATGCCATGA